In the genome of Lactobacillus intestinalis, the window TTTAACAGCCGCTTTTTTTACATGTTCAGGTGTATTTAAATCTGGTTCACCTAAAGTCAACTTAATAATGTTTGGAATTTCTGAAACTTTATTATCAAAAATCCGAATTCCTGATGGCTTTAAGTTTTCAACCTTTTCACTAAAATGAAGATTATCAGCTAATTCTGGCATTTTTGGCCTCACAATCTATAAAATGTTTTCTAATCCAACTATCAATTCATGTAAAGAATCAACTTTTTTAAGGGCTACTTTAACCCCGCTCATAAATGATTCACGATCAAACGAATCTTGTCGAATAGTTAAAGCTTCCCCCTTACCGCCGAACAAAACTTGTTCATGAGCAATGTAACCTGGAAGGCGAACAGAATGGATCTTAATTCCTTCATAATCTCCACCACGAACATGAGCTAAGCTTTCAACTTCATTAGGAGCAGTCTCATGTTTTGGCCGATTTTCCGCAATTAATTTTGCCGTGCTTAAAGCCGTTCCAGAGGGAGCATCTTTCTTATCAGCATGGTGCATTTCAATAATTTCAACATCTGGAAAATATTTTGCAGCTTCTTTTGCAAATTTCATCAGTAAGACTGCAGACATTCCAAAATTAGAAGCAATTAACCCTCCCACTTGTTCTTTTTTAGCTAAGTTCTTTAGTTTTGCCACTTGTTCATCATTTAAACCAGTCGTGCCCACAATTGGTGAAATATGATGCAAAATTGCATACTTTACATTTTCATAAACTGCATTAGGAGTAGTGAAGTCAATCCAAATATCGGCAATATTTTCAGGAATATCGCTTAATTGATTAAAAATTTGAGCAGTCTTAGGAAGATGATATTCTTCAGGATCATGATTAGCATGTGGACTAAGACCTGCTACAATTTCAAAATCGGCCATGTTATTTACTAAGTTCACTGCCTTTTGCCCCATGGCACCTGCAAAACCAGCAATTAAAACCTTTTTAGTCATTTTCTTCCACTTCTTTTCCTAAATCTAGTGGTAATTCGTG includes:
- the dapB gene encoding 4-hydroxy-tetrahydrodipicolinate reductase; protein product: MTKKVLIAGFAGAMGQKAVNLVNNMADFEIVAGLSPHANHDPEEYHLPKTAQIFNQLSDIPENIADIWIDFTTPNAVYENVKYAILHHISPIVGTTGLNDEQVAKLKNLAKKEQVGGLIASNFGMSAVLLMKFAKEAAKYFPDVEIIEMHHADKKDAPSGTALSTAKLIAENRPKHETAPNEVESLAHVRGGDYEGIKIHSVRLPGYIAHEQVLFGGKGEALTIRQDSFDRESFMSGVKVALKKVDSLHELIVGLENIL